Proteins co-encoded in one Lineus longissimus chromosome 11, tnLinLong1.2, whole genome shotgun sequence genomic window:
- the LOC135495849 gene encoding retinol dehydrogenase 12-like: MTFLEIAGVVFSILLLGIVVFLGVVLYMKFSSPMCQSKARLDGETVVVTGANTGIGKIAAEDLAKRGARVILACRNVNKGREAADDIISRLDNGRNVKVMEVDLSSLTSVRKFVEKFLKEEDRLDILLNNAGCGWLPERVITKDGLELTMASNHYGHFLLTNLLLDRLKSCAPSRVVNVSSVAHKWGKIDFDDLAYEKSYQRLKVYPDSKLANIYFTKELAKRLKGTGVTANTLHPGTINSDFGRHAGLTKLPGVAGFSQLFLKTTVQGAQTSIYCCVAEELETVSGKYFSDCKEKKCSGEAYDEDAAETLWDVSETLVGLK, from the exons ATGACTTTTCTCGAGATCGCTGGGGTTGTTTTCTCAATTTTACTTTTGGGCATCGTAGTCTTTCTTGGTGTGGTGCTCTACATGAAATTCTCCAG TCCGATGTGTCAAAGTAAAGCAAGGCTTGATGGGGAAACAGTGGTGGTGACTGGAGCCAACACAGGCATTGGAAAGATTGCTGCTGAAGATTTGGCGAAAAGAG GTGCCAGGGTGATCCTAGCATGTCGGAATGTCAACAAAGGCCGCGAGGCAGCAGACGATATCATCTCGAGACTCGACAATGGCAGGAATGTCAAGGTCATGGAGGTTGACCTCTCGTCACTAACGTCTGTTAGAAAATTTGTGGAGAAGTTTCTTAAAG AGGAAGACAGATTAGATATCCTGTTAAACAATGCTGGTTGCGGGTGGTTACCTGAGAGAGTCATCACAAAGGATGGGCTGGAGTTGACCATGGCCTCAAACCACTATG GTCATTTTCTGTTAACCAACCTGCTCCTGGACAGATTGAAGTCCTGTGCCCCAAGTCGTGTTGTAAATGTCTCCTCAGTTGCGCACAAGTGGGGGAAGATTGACTTCGATGACTTAGCATATGAAAAGAGTTATCAAAGGCTCAAGGTTTACCCGGACAGCAAGTTGGCAAATATATACTTTACAAAGGAGTTGGCCAAAAGACTTAAAG GTACTGGTGTGACTGCGAACACGCTCCATCCCGGTACAATCAACAGCGACTTTGGCAGACATGCCGGGCTAACCAAGTTGCCTGGTGTTGCTGGTTTCTCGCAGTTGTTCTTGAAGACTACTGTCCAAGGAGCCCAGACATCAATATATTGCTGTGTCGCAGAGGAACTTGAGACAGTGTCGGGAAAGTATTTTAG CGATtgcaaagagaagaaatgtagtGGTGAAGCATATGATGAGGATGCTGCCGAGACCCTGTGGGATGTGAGCGAGACTTTAGTGGGGCTGAAGTGA
- the LOC135495637 gene encoding ras-related protein Rab-22A-like yields the protein MAIREVKICLVGKMGVGKTCIAERFVSETFKVTETTIGALFMTKTFILDGTVYKFQIWDTAGQEKYRALAPMYYRGAAAAIVVYDITEEDSFNCLKGWIKELQRYGPPNLLVALCGNKCDLGDLREVTFEDAKAFSESCHSIFLETSAKTGQNVNELFIEISRSLPAEIQDKNSSLVRLPSRRTAERQKSSKGCCKS from the exons ATGGCTATCAGAGAAGTCAAGATCTGCCTTGTGGGG AAAATGGGAGTAGGGAAGACATGCATTGCGGAAAGATTTGTCTCTGAAACATTCAAAGTCACAGAAACAACTATAGG GGCCTTGTTCATGACAAAGACATTCATTTTGGATGGAACTGTATATAAGTTTCAGATATGGGATACAGCAGGTCAAGAAAAG tatCGAGCCCTGGCACCAATGTATTACAGAGGAGCAGCAGCTGCAATAGTGGTCTATGACATAACAGAGGAG GATAGTTTCAATTGTTTGAAAGGCTGGATCAAAGAGCTGCAGAGGTATGGGCCGCCAAATCTCCTGGTTGCGTTGTGTGGAAACAAGTGTGACCTTGGTGACCTTAGAGAGGTCACATTTGAAG ACGCCAAGGCCTTCTCCGAATCGTGCCATTCTATATTCCTGGAAACCAGCGCCAAAACAGGACAAAATGTTAATGAATTATTCATTGAAATAA GCCGCAGTCTTCCTGCCGAAATCCAAGACAAAAATAGCTCACTGGTTCGATTGCCATCACGGAGGACGGCAGAGCGGCAGAAATCTTCGAAAGGATGCTGCAAATCATAA
- the LOC135495506 gene encoding protein arginine N-methyltransferase 5-like, translating to MAQQTTQQRASCGLDCHFAQTVNESLEEVTRSGYQFACMPIVNPRFKREFLESPAKDRPGPFTRSDLILPGSDWSNLIVGKLSPWLQLDSTNPALRKNSEMAFHQELSYMGHLSLPAIIMKLRSYNCSNLARNLNQHIIGGTNQQVWMNIPMRSPRESVEEIFDDDMPHNEETVKDTWEWWNKFRTICDFNRKIAVALELSADLISEEHIDRWFGEPLKVVILPTNLFLTNKKGYPVLSRAHQSFFKRALKFDVQIIVTGACHHPEKGMRSYVQYVDHLWQSQSPLDPVSLFAKGYEDYLQCPLQPLMDNLESQTYEVFEKDPVKYSQYQKAVYHALLDRIPEEEKASQTCIVMVVGAGRGPLVTASIIAANKAGRKIQVYAVEKNPNAVITLEGMREEEWGNIVTVVSCDMREWKAPVKADIMVSELLGSFSDNELSPECLDGAQDFLKEDGIVIPSKYTSYLAPLQSSKLYNEVRLCKERDKHYEAPYETPYVVRLHNCHLMSPPKPVFEFTHPKWGQIDNTRYIDLEFQIKENCVLHGFAGYFDTVLYKDVTLSIVPETHSQGMFSWFPILFPITRPMKLAKDEKLVVHFWRLVNKKNVWYEWCVSEPRPSPIHNPKGRSYTIGL from the exons atggcccaACAAACAACTCAGCAGCGTGCATCTTGTGGTTTAGATTGCCACTTTGCACAAACTGTAAATGAAAGTCTGGAGGAAGTAACGCGTTCTGG ATATCAGTTTGCATGTATGCCAATTGTGAACCCGCGTTTCAAGCGAGAATTCCTGGAGAGTCCTGCCAAAGATCGACCTGGACCATTTACACGGTCGGATTTGATTCTTCCTGGTTCAG ATTGGTCAAATCTCATTGTTGGCAAACTATCACCATGGTTACAGCTCGACTCCACAAATCCGGCGCTACGAAAAAATTCAGAAATG GCGTTTCACCAGGAGCTCTCCTACATGGGCCACCTCAGTCTGCCAGCCATCATCATGAAGCTGAGGAGTTATAATTGCTCAAACCTTGCACGAAATCTCAATCAACATATCATTGGAGGAACAAATCAGCAG GTATGGATGAACATTCCGATGAGGTCGCCGCGGGAGAGTGTGGAAGAAATCTTTGATGATGACATGCCCCACAATGAGGAGACGGTCAAAGATACTTGGGAATG GTGGAATAAATTTCGCACAATCTGTGATTTCAACAGAAAGATAGCTGTTGCTCTAGAGCTAAGTGCCGATCTGATATCTGAGGAACATATCGATCGCTGGTTTGGTGAACCACTCAAAGTTGTCATTCTCCCAACAAATCTGTTCCTGACCAATAAGAAAGGCTATCCTGTTCTCTCAAGAGCTCATCAGTCTTTCTTCAAGAGAGCTTTAAAG TTCGATGTACAGATCATTGTGACAGGGGCGTGCCATCATCCAGAGAAGGGAATGAGGTCGTATGTTCAGTACGTTGATCATTTATGGCAG AGTCAGTCACCGTTGGATCCGGTGTCACTGTTTGCTAAAGGATATGAGGACTATTTGCAATGCCCTCTACAG CCTCTGATGGACAATCTAGAGTCACAGACATATGAAGTATTTGAGAAGGATCCGGTCAAGTATTCACAATATCAGAAG GCTGTGTATCATGCGCTACTTGACAGGATCCCAGAGGAGGAGAAAGCAAGTCAAACATG TATTGTGATGGTAGTTGGTGCTGGCCGTGGTCCTCTAGTCACTGCTTCAATAATCGCTGCAAACAAAGCCGGCAGAAAAATCCAGGTTTATGCCGTGGAAAAGAATCCTAACGCTGTGATCAC ACTTGAGGGTATGCGTGAGGAGGAATGGGGCAACATCGTGACGGTAGTGTCGTGTGACATGCGAGAATGGAAGGCACCCGTCAAAGCTGATATCATGGTCAGTGAGCTGTTGGGTTCGTTTAGTGACAATGAACTGTCGCCCGAATGTTTGGATGGTGCTCAAGATTTCCTCAAAG AGGATGGGATAGTGATTCCCAGCAAGTACACATCCTACCTTGCACCACTTCAATCGTCCAAACTTTACAACGAAGTGCGTCTTTGTAAGGAACGAGACAAACATTATGAG GCTCCGTATGAGACACCATATGTTGTACGACTCCACAACTGCCACTTGATGTCACCACCCAAACCAGTGTTTGAATTCACTCATCCAAAATGGG GCCAAATCGACAACACACGCTACATTGATTTAGAGTTCCAGATCAAGGAGAATTGTGTCCTTCATGGATTTGCTGGTTACTTTGATACCGTTCTATACAAAGATGTCACGTTGAGTATCGTTCCAGAGACGCATTCCCAGGGCATGTTCAGTTGGTTTCCAATCCTCTTCCCCATCACG AGACCCATGAAACTTGCAAAGGATGAGAAGTTAGTCGTGCATTTCTGGCGTCTGGTCAACAAGAAGAATGTCTGGTACGAGTGGTGCGTGTCGGAGCCAAGACCATCGCCGATCCACAATCCTAAAGGCCGATCTTATACTATCGGACTATAG